In the genome of Marinomonas algicola, the window ACTGTGCTCATGAATTGAACGTGCTACAAGCTCTTTCCCCGTTCCTGTTTCACCAAAGATCATAATATCTGCCGCCGTATCAGCAACATGAACCAGGACGCTTCTTAATTGATGAATGCCAGGAGTATTACCAATAATTCTAGGGCCAGGGGCATTCTGTGCCGCCAATTCAAGACGTAAATTTCTGTTTTCTAACAATAATTTACGTTTTTCCATCGCACGACGAACCACATCTAGAAACTCAGAGTTTGAAAAAGGCTTTTCAATAAAATCATAAACACCATTGCGAATGGCATTCACAGCCATACTAATATCACCATGTCCTGTGATTAAAATAACCGGTATCTCTGGGTCAATTTTTTTTATATCTTCAAATAGCGCTAGGCCACTTTGACCTGGTAAATTAATATCACTAACAACAACTCCCGGATAATCGGCTGAAACCATCTGCTGAACACCTTCCGTGCTAGCAAATTCATGTACTGCGAATTCATCCAACTCCAATGTTTGAGTAATGGCCATTCGCACCGAACGTTCATCATCGATTAAGATAACTTCGCCAGAATTAGACATAAAACACATTTCCTTTAGTTAAAGACAGACGGCAAAACGCCTCTTGCTTTATTGATTATTCAAGTTCATTTAACGATTGAGAATAGATCATTAACTCAACACAAAACTCTGCCCCTTCATTCACTGCTTTAGAAGCATAAATACGACCATTCATGGCTTCTATAATTCTTTGACTGATAGAAAGCCCTAATCCCAAACCAACGCCTTGCGGCTTAGAGGTATAAAAGGGTTCAAATAAATGCCTATTAGCTTCCTCTGATAACCCCAGACCGGAATCCTTGACCTTAATTAACACTCTTTGATTCGCGATGACATGCACATCAATTGAAATCGCAGGATCAGTCGCTGCATTTTCATTTACGGCATCAATGGCGTTTGATAATAAGTTCACTAATACCTGCTCTAAAAAAACCATATCGGCGGTTACAAAAATAGATCGCTCTTCTGGTAAGGATAGTTGAATATTATTTTCTTTAATCTGAGAGGCCATAATACTGGCGGCGGCTTGAATAGCATGATGTAAAGAAACCGCCCCTTGATTAACCTCTCCTTTTCGAGCAAAAACTTTAAAACGCGCAACAATATCGCCCATATGTCGTCCTAAGTGACTAATTTGCTGTAAATTGTTTTCAACAGCATTTAGGTTATTCCTGGCAAGAAACGTCAGTGCGTTATCAGAAAAGGCTCTAATCGCCGTTAAAGGCTGGTTTAACTCATGATTAATACCGGCACTTAATTGACCTAGAACAGCTAATTTTGCGGTTTGAATAAGCTCTCGCTGTGTTCGCTTATGCTCATCAATCTCTTTTCGTAATCGGCGGTTAGCCTCTTCTAGCTCAAAGGTTCTTTCTTTCACCCTATCTTCAAGTACGCTTCGTGACTGGGTAATCTCCTGCTCATAACGCTTTCTCTCAGTCATATCATGAAAAGTAACAAGGTATTTACGATGATTTGGCAACTCAATCGGACAAAGTGTCATTTCTACTGACTTATCAGCATCGCCTTCACACTTTAAAATGCCTTCTGTCGTAATAAAAGCTAACTCAGCATTACTTGGTTCAGCATCAAAGTGACGTTCAGCATGACTCTTAGATTCTTTTTGATACAAACTTTCGAGATCTTTGCCAATAAATGGTTTTAATGAATGGCCAACTAATGATTCAATCGCAGGGTTAAAAGACTCAATACGTTTATCATGATCCAGTGTTACCAGACCCGCTTGAGTATTCTGAATAATTTCACGAATGTACGCTTCATTATGGCGACTCATTTCATTTGCGACAGAACGCTCGCGTAACATGCGCCGACGTAAAAATGCCATCCCAGTGAGTAGTACCACTATGGTAATGCTGCCTAGAATTACCCCCCGCCAAAGAAAAACCTCTTCATTAATTTGAGTTAACGGTGACAGCAAAGCAATTTGAAAACCTAACAAACGAATAGGCCGACGCATCACCAAAAAGCTGCTGCGTTCAAATTGTTCGGTATTGTCGTAAGCCTCTTGTGCATCTAAAAAATCAATCAGTCTTGTACGCTCATCAAACTCTTTTACTAACAAGATAGGTAATTTTGTAAGCGATTGATTCTTATA includes:
- a CDS encoding ATP-binding protein is translated as MTKLLNHQVSKVRFTWLFTITVLLLIAIIWRGGDFLKQQRLQALQLKTSEQLSQLGGVLENAITKYQHMPTLLASNDRVRKALRDGLASDINQLNRELEQINRITEASNSYIIDKNGLTISSSNYDQHDSFVGQNFSFRPYFQQAISGRPGRYYALGTTSNRRGYFFSYPVYEGDSVVGVAVVKIELEPFEQRFSNQGYEFLLLDPDQVVFGSSRPDWLYKTMEELSYEELERIANSKRYKNQSLTKLPILLVKEFDERTRLIDFLDAQEAYDNTEQFERSSFLVMRRPIRLLGFQIALLSPLTQINEEVFLWRGVILGSITIVVLLTGMAFLRRRMLRERSVANEMSRHNEAYIREIIQNTQAGLVTLDHDKRIESFNPAIESLVGHSLKPFIGKDLESLYQKESKSHAERHFDAEPSNAELAFITTEGILKCEGDADKSVEMTLCPIELPNHRKYLVTFHDMTERKRYEQEITQSRSVLEDRVKERTFELEEANRRLRKEIDEHKRTQRELIQTAKLAVLGQLSAGINHELNQPLTAIRAFSDNALTFLARNNLNAVENNLQQISHLGRHMGDIVARFKVFARKGEVNQGAVSLHHAIQAAASIMASQIKENNIQLSLPEERSIFVTADMVFLEQVLVNLLSNAIDAVNENAATDPAISIDVHVIANQRVLIKVKDSGLGLSEEANRHLFEPFYTSKPQGVGLGLGLSISQRIIEAMNGRIYASKAVNEGAEFCVELMIYSQSLNELE